The DNA segment GTTAAATCATTTATCTTCTCAAAAGATATTGCGCTATGCAATAGAAGCTTTGGCATATATGATGCTTTATCATATAACATTGCAGAGGTTTTAAAATATGAAATTGCATCTTCATATTTATCTCTATAATACCAAATCTCTCCCAAATAGAAGTTACTTGTTGCAGGTTTATAGTTTTGAGCAACTAAATGTTCAAACATTGGTATCGCTTTTGTAAAATAATCCTTCTTAAATAACTCTATTGCTTCATCTAAAATGGCTGCATTATCTTTTCCTGATAATATCTTATTACTATTATCTTTTTCTGTTGATTTGCTATTAGTTTTTATTCCTAAAGAGTTCTTTAATGCTTCAAATTCAGCTCTTGTTATGAACTGATCCATATTACTTTTAAACTCTTTTTCTGAAATATAACTTTTATTTATTGAATTAACTGTATCTGTAACTTTGCTTACTGCTGCTTTCAGACTATTTAAACTCTTTGAAAACTCTTCTTGCATTGATAACATTTGAGTTGAAACTGTTTTTAAATTTTCTATATCACCTGAATTTTTTTGAGTTAATGTTGAATTCTCTTCAACATTTTTAATAATTTCATTAATTTTAATAATTGCTTTATTTAATTTTTGTGAATCACCTTCATAAATTGATTCTAATCCATCAATTCTCTCACTAAGTGATTCAATTGTTAGCTTTACATCTTTTACTTTAGAGTCAATATTCCCTAAAGTTTTTTTGTTATTCAAAATATTTTTTTCTGCAGAGCTTAATCCATAAGGATTTTTTGAATCTAAATCGCCAGCACCAAAAGCTGAAATCTCTTCAGCTTTTATAAGGGTGCTACATATTAATAGTAGTAAAAATAGAAATCTATACATCAAAAACTAATTATTTAACTAATTTGTGCTCTGATCTTCTGTTTTTTTGCCAACAATCTTTAGTTTTGTCACTACAAACAGGATTTGATTCTCCAAAACTTACAACAGAGATTGAAGAGTCAGCAATACCATCCATCACTAAAGCATCTTTAACAACTTTTGCTCTTTTTAAACCTAATGCATAGTTATATTCATCAGTACCCCACTCATCGCAGTTCCCTTCGATTTTAATAGTAGTTCCTGCTTGAATACCAGATAATTTTGCTGCATTTGATTTTGCAACTGCTTTCATATCATCAGTCAAATTATATTTGTCAAATCCAAAATAGATATTTTCAACAAGAACTTTTTGACCATTAATTGTGTAGTAGAAACCATTTGCAGTACTTTCTACCATTTCATCATTAACTACTTCATTTTGAACATTTGAGTTATCAACATTATTTAATGCTGACTCAGAATTTGCTGACTCATTTGATACTTCAACTTCTTTTTGACTACAACCTGTAAAAAGAACAGCTGCAATTAAAAATGAATAAATGCTTAACTTCTTCATACTTTACTTTCCTTTAGCTAAATTTCTAAAATTGTACAGAAGTAAAACTTAATCGGCGATTACTCAATTATAAGTTTATTCTTCAAAAGTTACAATTTTAAGGCTATTTGTTATTAATTCTTTTGTTTTCTTATGTCTATAAGAGAAAATTGATAATAACTCTTTTTCAAAGAAAAATTCTAAAATTGGATTTAAAAATCCAAAAGGTAACTCATATTTTATTATATCTTTCAACTCGCACTGATTCCCTTTTTTTGCAAAGGTGTGAGTATGTTCCCAAAACTTAAATGGAGATTTAAGTGCCTTATCTATAAGAATATTTGGTTTTTGAATCTTTTTTATTTCAACTTCCCAATTTGTTGAAACAAAAAATTTAGAGCTTCGTATTTTTAATATTTCGCCCTCTTTTGCTTCAAATTTCTCATTTAATATTTCAACTTTTATATTTGAAGGAGTTATTTTCTTCAGATTCTCTATATCTAAATGAAAATCAAATAACTCTTCTACACTACATCTAATCATTGTTGTTTTTTCAAATGTTTTCATCATCTACTCTACTATATCTTTAATTGTGGTTTCTATTGAGCTAAACTGAAATTTAAATCCACTATCAACTAATCTTTTTGGCACGGCACACTGTCCATCTGTTAACACCTTTGCTCCTTCACTAAAAATAAGATTTAATACAAATTGTGGGACAGGGAAAATAGTTGGTCTATTTAAGGCTTTTCCTAAAGCTTTTGTTAATCCTTTATTTGTTGTACCGTTTGGTGCACAAAGATTAAATACCCCATCTAATTGCTCATTTTCATATAAAAATTTGTAAGCATTTACCAAATCTTCTATATGTATATATGAGAAATATTGGCTTCCATCTCCTATTGTTCCTCCAACTCCTAGTTTAAAAGGTAGAAGCATTTTTTCCAAAGCTCCACCTCCTTGACCTAAAACTATTCCAAATCTAAAGATAGCAGTTCTAATCCCTAGTTTTTTCGCTTCAAGTGCTTCATATTCCCAATCTTTACAAACATTAGCTAAAAAATCCTCTGCATAGATGGCATCATCCTCAGTATGGCATTTACTATTATCATATATACCAACAGCAGAAGTTGAAATAAAGAGTTTTGGTTTTTGTTTTGCTGTATTCATTGCATCAACTAAAGCTTTTGTTGTATCAATTCTACTACTATAAAGAAGCTTTTTATAACTTTCACTCCATCTATTAATAATATTTGCTCCTGCAAGATTGATAACAATTTCTGAATCTTCAATAATTTTTGAGAGTTTATTTATATCTTTTAACTCTTCTCTTTTAATACCTACTACTTTAAAACCTAAAGATTCAAAAAAATGTTTTAAGTTTGTTCCTACAAAACCATTTGAACCTGTTATTGAAACTGTTTTCATATTAAACCCCTTTTGTGAGCTTTTTATTATTATATATTAGTTTATGTGATTTAGTATATATAAAATGTTAGTTAAATTATTTTTATAAGCTTTTTTTTTCTAGATACTCTCTAAACTCTTTAGCTCCATCTTTTGAGCTTGTTACAATATCATCAATTCCTTCAAAAGAGATCTCTAACTTTGACTGTTCTACACTTTGCATAGATTTTATTTTGTCTATATTTATTATATAAGAGCGATGAACTCTGAAAAAATTTTTGCCTTTTAAAAGATTTTCCATATCTCCAATCTTTTTTCTCAAATATGCATCTGCATTTTTAATTTTTATGATCACCTCATCTAAATCTGCTTTTATATAAAAAATATCATCTATATCGATTAAATAGATTTTGTTTCCTCTTTTTGCAATAAGTTTTTTAGAATTGTCTGTTAAATTTATATATTTTTGTGCCTTATTTAGACTTCTTTGAATGGATTCTTTTGATATTGGTTTTAGCAAATAGTCCATCCCTCCTATTTCAAAGGCTTGAATTGCATGTTCTTCATATGCTGTTTGAAAAACTATATAGATATTTGGATTCATTTGCAAAAGTGTGTTTGCTAACTCTAAGCCATCAATATTAGGCATAGAAATATCTAAAAATGCAATATTAAAACTCTGCTTTGCTGCCTCTTTTAAGGCCTCAATGGAAGAGTTACACTCACATATATCTAAAATATTCTCTTCATTTAAAAGTCTTTTTAATCTACTTAAAGCTAACTTTTCATCATCTACAATCAAAACTTTCATCTACTACCTTTTAAAACAATAATAAAATTCATCATATCTTTTTCTACTTTATAATCCAATTCTCCAATTTTAAGTAGAACAAGTCTTTTTTTCAGATTATTAAGTCCAGTTCCAAAACTTATATTTTTAGTTACTTTGCCACTATTTGAAACTATAATTTTCTCTTCAAATATTTTTATATAAATATAAAGTTTATCTGCAACATAACCATGTTTTATTGCATTTTCCACAAGTAATTGTATGGAAAACTTTGGGATAAGTCTTTCTTGGGTATTTTGCTCTGATTCAATGCTCAAAATAATATTATTATCAAATCTAATATTCTCTATTTCTAAATAGGTTTTAACCATCTCTAACTCAGTTTTAATAGATACTAAACTCTCTTTATTTATTGCATTTCTTAGAAACTGTGAAAGATCTAACGTTGCTTTTTCAGCTTTTTGTTTATCTATATAGATCAATTCAGAGATTGAGTTTAAGGCATTAAAAAGAAAATGTGGATTTAACTCATTCTCTAAAGCTTTTATTTTACTTTCTAAAGTTTCACTTTTTATGACCTCATTCTTATGTTTCATAAAGATAAATTGATGAAGAATCAAACCAATAAGAAAAGTTAAGAATCCAACAATAATACTAATGGTAATCCAAAAAGATGAGATATACTCTATTATATTAAAACCACTATTTAAAAATATAAAGTAGCTGAAACTAAAGCCTAAAAAACCCGATAGGAAAGAGAAGATAAAGCTTATAAAATACCAAAACCTCTCTTCTATTTTTGGCAAGATATAATCATTTGACAAAGTTATTAAAACAAAAGCAAACAAAGAGATAAGAATAGAGCAAAATACAGTAAAAATAATAGTTGAAAAGTTTTTAAACTCAATATTTAAGAAATAGAAAAAAAGTGATAACAAAAATCCAAAAAAAGCCCCAATAATGACTATATAAATCCAATCTTTAGAAGAGATTTTTAGTTTTATTCTATCCATTTATTTCCTCATTTAAAATTTTTACCCCAATTGCAACTCCAGGCCAACCTTGTCCAGCAAACACAGTATCACCTATATTATATAACCCCTTAAATGGAGTTTTGCATGAAGGGATTTGTAAAATATTACTAAGTGTTATTGGTCTTCCACCACAATTGCTTCTATTTATATATCTTTTAAAGGTTTTTGCTGTTGCACTTGAAATATTAATTATATCCTCTTTTTTTATTGTTTCAAAATGCTCTAAAAAAGCATTAATTATAAACTCTTGGGTAATATTTTTCTGTTTTTCATACTCTTGAGTATTTATATTTTCCCAAAAACTTGCTTTACTATGAGTTGAGATTGTAACACTTAAACCTTTATTTGACATCTTCTTATCATTTTTATCGCTTATTGAGATAAAAAATGATTTTGAAATAGAGTTTGGTATCTCTTTATCTAAAATAATTTGATAGTGATGGAAAAACTCTTCATTGCAATTTAGATTAAAATTTATTACAAAAGCACTTTGATTGCTAAAATGAAAATCTTGATAGTAGTTTCTAATCTTTTTATTATCAAAAAGCTCAGAACAATTGTAAATAGAAGAGTTTAAAACAATATTTTTTGATAGATATTCATCTTTGTCTGAAATCACTCTATAACTATCCTCTTCTTTTATAATTTTTAAAATCTGTTCTTTTCTTTTTAAGTTTATATCTTTTAAAAGATTTTCAAACAAACTTCCCATCCCTCCATTTACATAAAAGACTTTATGGAAAGGATAAGCTAAACCTAAAGCTAGAGATAAAACAGAGATATCTTTTGATGTTGTTTGCAAAGTTATTAAAAGTTGGGCATCTATAAACTCCTTGTACTCCTTTGAAATCTCACCTAAAACCTCTTTTATAAAGCTTTTAGCACTTTTGAAAATATCAATTTTAAATTTGTAAAGAAGAACCATAAAAGAGTTTAGACTCTTTATATATGAGCCTAAAGAGTATTTTGCATAATAGAGCTTTTTCAAACTCCAAAACCTCTCATCAAGCTCTTTTATCTTTTGCCAAAATTCTCTATTGTTTTTATTGGGGAAAGCTCTATTTATCTGCTCTAAAAAGTGCTCAAAATCTCTTACTCTATCAATGATTTTATCTTTTTGCAAAACTCTTATTGCAACAGAGCTTTCTAAAATATCAGGTATATATAAAGCTTTGTCAAAAATCTCTTTTACAATATGTTTATCTTCATAACCTACAAAGGTTGTGGCTCCTGCATTGTAATATGAACCAAATCTTTTAAAGGTACTTGCACAACCTCCAAGATTTTTATCTTTTTCAAAAAGAACTACATCTTTTTCTTTGTTTAAAGAGGCAAGCATACTTCCACCCATGCCTGAGCCAACAATTGCTAAATCATGGAGTTTCATTTTTTTGCCTCTTTAAACTTCTCAATGGCTCTTTTTCTTGAAAAATTGATATCAACAATAGCCTTTGGATAATTAACAAAAAGATTTGACTGAACCCCATTTTCAATATGAAAAAGTTTAGTCTCAATATCCTTTAACTCTTTTAAAACTGATTTAATGAAAATACCTTTTTCATCAAATTTTTTTGATTGTGAATAGGGATTAAAAACTCTAAAATATGGTGCTGCATCTGCACCCGTACTTGCACCCCATTGCCACGAGCCAATATTAGAACTTGCCTCATAATCTAAAAGTTTCAAGGCAAAATACTCTTCACCTTTTTTCCAATCAATAAAAAGATTTTTTGTTAAAAAAGAGGCAACTATCATTCTTAATCTATTATGCATAGTTCCCGTCTCATTTAAGTGTTTCATAGCTGCGTCTATGATTGGAACTCCTGTATATCCCTCACACCACTTTATAAAATTCTCTTCATTTTCATTCCATTTTATATCTAAACCATTAAAATTTTCTGCTTGAGAATTTGGAAAATGAAAAAGAATATAGTTATAAAACTCTCTCCAAAAAAGTTCTCTTATAAAAAACTCACTATTTGAAAATCTTTTTATATAGTTAAAAACCATTGAAGGAGAGATAAGGCCAAATCTTAAATGTACTGAAAGTTTAGAAGTTGCATCTTTATGGAAATAGTCTCTATTTTCTTGATAATTTTCTAACTTTAAAGAAAACAAAGATAGAAGCTCTAAAGGCTCTTTATAAAGAGATTCTGGCAATATTGACTCTTCAAAGCCTAATCCCTCTAAAGTAGGAAAGTTTTTATAATCAAAATCTACTAAAGTGATAGTTTTATTTCTTTTTCTTAAAGCAATAGAGTCAGCTTGTGTAATCGTATTTAGGCTTTTATAAAAAGGGGTAAAGACTTTATACGGTGTACCATCACTTTTTAAGTGCTCTTGTGGGTTTAAAATAAAAGAGTCAATAAATCTTCTAAGAGGTAAAAGTTCTTCTATCTCTTTATCTCTTTTTTTTGCATAAGAATCAAAATCTATTGAACATAAAATCTCATCTATTTCAAGTTTTTTTAGTTTAGAAAAAATCTCTTTTGGCTCTCCATAAAAGATTGCCAAATCTAAACCTAGATTTTTAAGTTTAGACTTTAAAGATAAAACTGATTTATAGATAAATGTTACTCTTTTATCATCTTTTGGCAACTTTCCTAAGATATTTTTATCAAAGATAAATATAGGCAAAACTTCATCTTTTGCATTCTCTAAAAGAGCAGAATCTTCAACTCTCAAATCCCTTCTAAACCACAATATTTGTCTCATTTGTAAGCTTCCACTTTTGATCTAAGAGCTAACTCTTTTGGATATGGATTTAAAAATACTTGTGTTTTTAGATATTTAATATCAAACTTTTTTGTATAGAGCTTTATAATTTTTATAACAGCAATTAAAGGGATAATCTCTTTTTTAAAATCCTCAATACTCTCTAATATCTCCTCTTTTTCATCTTTTGAAATTACTTTTTTAAAATAACCATAGATATGTAGTAGAACATTGTGTGTATTTTTTATTGTTCCTTTTTTAGAAATAGCCTCTAAAAATAATCTTTTATACTCTTGTAAAACCTCTTTTAAACTCTTTTTATCTCTATTAGCTACAATATTTCCTAAGGCTTTATAATAGTTGTATGATTTTGAATAGATTAAATATTTATATGAAGTATGAAACTCTACTAACTCTCCAAGTGTTGGACTCTTTTCTAAAAATTTAAAAATAGCTTCGTATGCAAAAACTTGCATTAAAAAATTTTCCCTAAGCCATGGGTCATTTAACCTACCCTCCTCTTCTATTGGAAGATAAGGGAATCTATTTTTTAACTCGTTTGCAAAAACTCCAATACCTACATTTTCACTTTGACCATTTTTCTTATCTGGATAGATTTTTACCCTTTCCATACCACAAGTTGGAGATTTTGATTTTAAGATAAAACCACAAAGTTCATCATTTTCAATTTTTGAGACTAAATCTTTAGAGATATTTTCAACCAAAGAAGTAACATCTTTATTTGTATTTGAAGTTTTTATTTTAATACTCTCATCTACACGAACTAATCTTATTGCTTCCCTTGGAGTTGGGAAGATTAGTTTTTCTGGACAAAAAGGACTAAATTCAAAATATTTTCCAAGCTCATCAACAATAAATTTTTCTCTTGAATGTCCTCCATCATATCGGCACATAGAGCCAAGAAGACAAGATGATACTCCTAGTTTCATTTTTCACTCCTTTTTGAAATGATAATAAAACTAGGGTATTTTTGTAAGGTTTTTTTGTCAGTTTATAAAATTACCAATCTATTGATTGAATTTTTCCATTTTTTAAAGGGAATAGAAAAGATTTATCATAGTTTAGTCTAATTATTCCAACAGAACTTCTTCCATTTACATTTTTTATAAAAATAATAGACTCTCCATCTTCAGAGAATTTTGGAAATTGATTGCTTCCATTTGAAGTAAGTCTTTTCAGATAATCACTCTTTGTAGACATTAGATATAAATTGAATGCAAAACCACCAAATTCATTATCTTTATCTCTACTTGTATATACTACATAATCTTTATATGTAGTTGCAGAAGAGTTATTTCTTCCATGATAAACCAATCGCTCAACTCCTCTGTCTTTTATCTTCTTAGAGAAGATATTTGGATATCCAAGTCTATCTGATACAAAAACGATTTTTGTGTCATTCTCAACAAAATGAGCACCAACATCAATACCTTTGTAATTTGTTAGTTTTATTTTATTTCTTGTTCTTGTATCATACATATAAATATCTGGTTGAGACTCAGGAGAAGCAGTTACAAGTAGTTTTGTTCCGTCACTGTTAACATCAGAAGCAACTACCATTCCCTCACTTTTCATAATAGTCTCTCTTTTTCTTGTATAAAGATTTGTTTTTACAAGTGTTGGTACACCTCTGTCATAAGTAGTGTAATAAAAATCACCTTTTTTTCTATCAGCCCATTTAGGGAAAATATTTAACCCACCTTTGATTACCTCTTGTTGGAAAGTAAGGGTATAGTCTGCAATTATAATGTCAGCTTTTTTAGCAGATTTATATTGAGAAAAAATTACAAATTTGTCCATCCAGTCAATTGATGGTGCATTCAAATGTTGGTTAACTGCAATCGCTGTTCTGTGAGCCAAGAAAGGGTATCTCTCCTCTTTTGCAGTTGTTAAAGTTTTATAAAATACCAATTTTTTTAAATTGATATCATAAAGTTTAATTAAAACTGAGTAACCTCCAAAACCACTTATTGAAGAATCTATATTTAAAAATAAGTCAGTACCTCTGTTTGAGAGAGCCAACATATTTGGAGTTGAATTAAAATCAACAACTTCTGTTGTATCAATTACATCAAAATGCCCACTTACCTTTAAATCATTTTCAACTAACTGTTTTACCTTTTGAGTCAAAGGCATCTTTGCTGCACCAGATGAGACAGAAATCTCAATTTTTGGTAGATTAACGCTCTTTTTAATAATATCAAGTTCTGCATCAGCTGCGAAAACAAACAATGAAAACGAAATCATTAAAAATAGAACTTTTTTTAGCATATCTTATCCTTCAGATTTAAAGTTTATAATAATATCAACTTTTGAGTTAATATTATGTGTAGGAAACTGCTCATTTTTCTGAGTCTCCAAAAACTCTTTTAATGATTCATCAAATCTTTGGTTATTTGAGTACTGCATAATTCTATAATCAAAAATCCCATCATTTGTAATCATTACAAGAACTTTTACCTCTAAGCCTTCATCTAAAAGCCGTGGGCTCCATCTTTTCCACAAAATCTCTTTTATCTTTGAAAAATATTCATGCTCTTTTCCATTTGTAGTTGAGTTTGTTTGAGGCATATTTGTAGTTGTTTTTACATCATCTAAAAGTTTAGAAACAGAGACATTATCACTCTTTTTCTGCTTTTGAAACTTAGATTTAAATCTGGTTGGATCAAGAGATTCTTTTGCTGCGTTAACCTCTTCTTCAACAACATTTTGTGCATTAGTTTTTACATTGGCAAATAGTGATTTAAAATCTGCACTCTTTTTTGTAGACGCAGATGTTGATTTTTTTACAATCTCTTCCTCTTTTGATGTAGATTTTTCTGCACTCTTTTTCTCATCTGCTTTTGTTGAGATTAATTCTAATTCTAAAACAGTAGTCTTATTTGAATCATACTTCTTTGGTTTTGGTGCATTTATATATAATAAAAAAGAGAGACAAATCAAAATATAAACAGTAGTTGAGATAACCCCTGAAATATAAAAATAATTTTTTTGTTGCATAATCACCCATCAGTTATTAAAGCAACTTTGAAAAAACCAGCCTCTTTTACTGATTTTAAAACTTGCATAATATCATCGTATATAAGAGACTTTTCGGCTCTAATATGAATTGGTGTTTTTCTATCTTGATTTTTAGCAAAAAGAATAAAACTATCAGCAAAGTTATCTAATTCATACTTTTTTTTATTAATTAAAACTTTTCTATCTTTTGTAACTAAAATATCAATTTTTTTAACTTCTTGTATTTGTTGTGTTGCACTACCTTTTGGAAGGTTTATAGGTTCTTCAAATTCAATTACTGGCGCAGTAACCATTAAAATAGCCAAAAGCACTAGCATAATATCTACTAATGGAGTAATGTTTAAATCAGGCTTTTGATTGTAATCGTACACTCTTAACCTTTAGCTATTAAAATTTCTGATTGTGCCTTTAAGTATATATTTAGCTCATACACTTTTCTAACTAACACTTGATGAAAACTATAAGCAAATATAGCTACAAAAATACCAGCTGCTGTTGCAACTAAAGCTTCACTAATTGCTGGTGCAATAATAGAGAAACCAACTTTTGTTTGACTTGAAAACTTAGCAAATGATTCTAAAATTCCAACAACTGTACCAAAAAGACCAACAAAAGGAGAAGTAGAAGAGATAATTGACAACCAAGTAATCCCTGAACTTGCATCTTTTATTATACTAATTTCACAAGCATGTAAAATCTCTTTTGTATGTACTGTACTTGAACACTTATTTAAAGCAGATAGAGGACTTAAAGAAGCACCTCGTGATGTTAAAGCTTCAAGTGATTTTTTTTCATTAAAAACCATTGCATTTAAAGTCATATATCTATAGATAAAAAGCCAAAAACAGATTATAAAGTAAGTTGACAGTGTCAATAACACTAAAAGTGTTATTGCACTACCATTGTTTAAGTAATTTAACGCTGTATCAATCATGCAAGTTATGCAAATGAATTGATTTTTGCTTCAACTGCTGCTAGTGAAACATTAGAATCTTTTACAGAGTTAACTAAATCTTTAGCAGCTTCTATATTTTTAGCGATTTCAGAATCAGTACCAGAAGTAAGTGCAACTGCACCATCAACTAATACATCAACAGAACTTTCACTAACTTTTACGTGACCCCAATTGATGGCAACTGCCTCTGTGGTATCACCCATTTCTATAATAATTACGCCAACTGTTAATGATGAAACTAAAGAAGCGTGTCCAGGAAGAACACCAAACTCTCCCTCTTTTCCAGGAAGAGTTACGCTTTTTACGTCATCACTAAAAATTAGACCATTTGGTGCAACTATCGATAATTTTAATGTATCCATAAGCCGCCTTTAATTATTTCATTCCCTCAGCTTTTGCTAAAACCTCGTCAATTCCACCTACCATATAGAATGCCATTTCTGGAATATCATCGTATTTACCATCTAAGATACCTTTGAATCCTTCAATTGTATCTTTAAGTTCAACGTATTTACCAGGAGATCCTGTAAATACTTCTGCAACGAAGAATGGTTGAGAAAGGAATCTCTCAATTTTTCTAGCTCTAGCAACAACTAATTTATCTTGTTCAGATAACTCATCCATACCAAGAATTGCAATAATATCTTGTAAATCTTTATATTTTTGAAGTACTGATTGAACACCTCTAGCTACACTATAGTGCTCTTGTCCTAAAATATCTGCACTTAAGATTCTTGAAGTTGAATCTAGTGGATCAACTGCTGGATAGATACCTTTTTCAGCAATTTTTCTGTTAAGAACTGTTGTAGCATCTAAGTGTGCGAAAACTGAAGCAGGAGCCGGGTCAGTTAAGTCATCCGCTGGTACATAAACTGCTTGAACAGAAGTAATAGAACCTTTATTTGTAGATGTAATTCTCTCTTGTAATTTACCCATTTCTGAAGCAAGTGTAGGTTGGTAACCAACAGCTGAAGGGATTCTTCCAAGAAGTGCAGACATCTCTGAACCTGATTGTGCAAATCTAAAGATATTATCAACGAACATAAGTACATCAAGACCTTTTTCATCTCTAAAGTACTCAGCCATAGTAAGACCAGTTAATGCAATTCTGTTTCTTGCACCTGGAGGCTCACTCATTTGACCATAACATAAAGCAACTTTGTCAAGTACGTTAGAGTCTTTCATTTCGTGGTAAAGGTCATTACCTTCTCTTGTTCTTTCACCAACACCAGCAAATACTGAGTATCCAGAGTGTTTAAAAGCAACGTTGTGGATAAGTTCCATAATAATAACTGTTTTACCAACACCAGCACCACCAAATAGTCCAACTTTTCCCCCTTTAGAGTAAGGAGCAAGTAAGTCAACTACTTTGATACCAGTTTCAAACATTTCAGTTTTTGTTGATTGCTCTTCAAAAGAAGGAGCAGCTCTGTGAATTGACCATCTTTCTGTATCAGCAGGGATAGCTTCACCTTCATCAACTGGATCACCAATTACGTTGAAAATTCTTCCAAGTACAGCTTCTCCAACTGGAACTTTAATTGGTCCACCAA comes from the Halarcobacter ebronensis genome and includes:
- a CDS encoding tetratricopeptide repeat protein, coding for MYRFLFLLLLICSTLIKAEEISAFGAGDLDSKNPYGLSSAEKNILNNKKTLGNIDSKVKDVKLTIESLSERIDGLESIYEGDSQKLNKAIIKINEIIKNVEENSTLTQKNSGDIENLKTVSTQMLSMQEEFSKSLNSLKAAVSKVTDTVNSINKSYISEKEFKSNMDQFITRAEFEALKNSLGIKTNSKSTEKDNSNKILSGKDNAAILDEAIELFKKDYFTKAIPMFEHLVAQNYKPATSNFYLGEIWYYRDKYEDAISYFKTSAMLYDKASYMPKLLLHSAISFEKINDLTNAANFYSSLINIYPNSEEAKIAVKNQKKIK
- a CDS encoding OmpA family protein → MKKLSIYSFLIAAVLFTGCSQKEVEVSNESANSESALNNVDNSNVQNEVVNDEMVESTANGFYYTINGQKVLVENIYFGFDKYNLTDDMKAVAKSNAAKLSGIQAGTTIKIEGNCDEWGTDEYNYALGLKRAKVVKDALVMDGIADSSISVVSFGESNPVCSDKTKDCWQKNRRSEHKLVK
- a CDS encoding SRPBCC family protein, translated to MMKTFEKTTMIRCSVEELFDFHLDIENLKKITPSNIKVEILNEKFEAKEGEILKIRSSKFFVSTNWEVEIKKIQKPNILIDKALKSPFKFWEHTHTFAKKGNQCELKDIIKYELPFGFLNPILEFFFEKELLSIFSYRHKKTKELITNSLKIVTFEE
- a CDS encoding TIGR01777 family oxidoreductase, with the protein product MKTVSITGSNGFVGTNLKHFFESLGFKVVGIKREELKDINKLSKIIEDSEIVINLAGANIINRWSESYKKLLYSSRIDTTKALVDAMNTAKQKPKLFISTSAVGIYDNSKCHTEDDAIYAEDFLANVCKDWEYEALEAKKLGIRTAIFRFGIVLGQGGGALEKMLLPFKLGVGGTIGDGSQYFSYIHIEDLVNAYKFLYENEQLDGVFNLCAPNGTTNKGLTKALGKALNRPTIFPVPQFVLNLIFSEGAKVLTDGQCAVPKRLVDSGFKFQFSSIETTIKDIVE
- a CDS encoding LytR/AlgR family response regulator transcription factor, which codes for MKVLIVDDEKLALSRLKRLLNEENILDICECNSSIEALKEAAKQSFNIAFLDISMPNIDGLELANTLLQMNPNIYIVFQTAYEEHAIQAFEIGGMDYLLKPISKESIQRSLNKAQKYINLTDNSKKLIAKRGNKIYLIDIDDIFYIKADLDEVIIKIKNADAYLRKKIGDMENLLKGKNFFRVHRSYIINIDKIKSMQSVEQSKLEISFEGIDDIVTSSKDGAKEFREYLEKKSL
- a CDS encoding sensor histidine kinase codes for the protein MDRIKLKISSKDWIYIVIIGAFFGFLLSLFFYFLNIEFKNFSTIIFTVFCSILISLFAFVLITLSNDYILPKIEERFWYFISFIFSFLSGFLGFSFSYFIFLNSGFNIIEYISSFWITISIIVGFLTFLIGLILHQFIFMKHKNEVIKSETLESKIKALENELNPHFLFNALNSISELIYIDKQKAEKATLDLSQFLRNAINKESLVSIKTELEMVKTYLEIENIRFDNNIILSIESEQNTQERLIPKFSIQLLVENAIKHGYVADKLYIYIKIFEEKIIVSNSGKVTKNISFGTGLNNLKKRLVLLKIGELDYKVEKDMMNFIIVLKGSR
- a CDS encoding phytoene desaturase family protein — encoded protein: MKLHDLAIVGSGMGGSMLASLNKEKDVVLFEKDKNLGGCASTFKRFGSYYNAGATTFVGYEDKHIVKEIFDKALYIPDILESSVAIRVLQKDKIIDRVRDFEHFLEQINRAFPNKNNREFWQKIKELDERFWSLKKLYYAKYSLGSYIKSLNSFMVLLYKFKIDIFKSAKSFIKEVLGEISKEYKEFIDAQLLITLQTTSKDISVLSLALGLAYPFHKVFYVNGGMGSLFENLLKDINLKRKEQILKIIKEEDSYRVISDKDEYLSKNIVLNSSIYNCSELFDNKKIRNYYQDFHFSNQSAFVINFNLNCNEEFFHHYQIILDKEIPNSISKSFFISISDKNDKKMSNKGLSVTISTHSKASFWENINTQEYEKQKNITQEFIINAFLEHFETIKKEDIINISSATAKTFKRYINRSNCGGRPITLSNILQIPSCKTPFKGLYNIGDTVFAGQGWPGVAIGVKILNEEING
- a CDS encoding cryptochrome/photolyase family protein; this translates as MRQILWFRRDLRVEDSALLENAKDEVLPIFIFDKNILGKLPKDDKRVTFIYKSVLSLKSKLKNLGLDLAIFYGEPKEIFSKLKKLEIDEILCSIDFDSYAKKRDKEIEELLPLRRFIDSFILNPQEHLKSDGTPYKVFTPFYKSLNTITQADSIALRKRNKTITLVDFDYKNFPTLEGLGFEESILPESLYKEPLELLSLFSLKLENYQENRDYFHKDATSKLSVHLRFGLISPSMVFNYIKRFSNSEFFIRELFWREFYNYILFHFPNSQAENFNGLDIKWNENEENFIKWCEGYTGVPIIDAAMKHLNETGTMHNRLRMIVASFLTKNLFIDWKKGEEYFALKLLDYEASSNIGSWQWGASTGADAAPYFRVFNPYSQSKKFDEKGIFIKSVLKELKDIETKLFHIENGVQSNLFVNYPKAIVDINFSRKRAIEKFKEAKK